A section of the Bacillus sp. HSf4 genome encodes:
- the brnQ gene encoding branched-chain amino acid transport system II carrier protein, translating to MAKKIPYSFIIIIGLMLFALFFGAGNLIFPPMLGQMAGEKVWAANAGFLVTGVGLPLLAITAFVFSGKYDLQSLASRVHPFFGIAFTTILYLAIGPFYAIPRSGNVSFEIGVKPFLSNDAGPAALIIFSILFFTVACLLSLNPSKIIDVIGKFLTPIKLTFIGLLVAIAIIQPIGSFQAPSEGYTSNVFFKGFKEGYFTLDALVAFVFGIIIVNAMKEKGATSKKQLMIVCAKATAIAAALLALIYSALSYMGASSVEKLGLLENGAAVLAKVSSYYFGSYGAVFLGLMITVSCLTTSVGLITACSSFFHGLFLNISYKKMAVTLSIFSTLVANIGLTQLINVSMPVLTTLYPIAISLIFLTFLHPLFKGRREVYQGSLILTFIISLFDGLNAAGIKIDAINQVFNRFLPMYNIGLGWLLPALAGGIGGYLIHLLRKKNHPVGKFN from the coding sequence ATGGCAAAAAAAATCCCTTATTCTTTTATTATCATTATCGGATTAATGCTGTTTGCATTATTTTTTGGTGCGGGAAATTTAATTTTTCCGCCTATGCTTGGTCAAATGGCCGGAGAGAAGGTATGGGCAGCCAATGCTGGATTTTTAGTGACCGGAGTCGGCTTGCCGCTATTAGCAATCACAGCTTTTGTTTTTTCAGGCAAATATGATTTGCAATCATTGGCCAGCCGTGTACATCCGTTCTTTGGCATAGCATTTACAACCATCCTTTATTTGGCAATCGGCCCTTTTTACGCGATTCCCAGATCCGGTAATGTATCGTTTGAAATCGGAGTCAAACCTTTTTTATCAAATGATGCAGGCCCTGCGGCATTAATCATATTTTCAATTTTGTTTTTCACGGTTGCATGCTTGCTATCCCTGAATCCAAGCAAAATTATTGATGTCATTGGAAAATTTCTGACACCTATTAAATTAACATTTATCGGATTGCTCGTCGCGATCGCTATTATTCAGCCAATCGGAAGCTTTCAAGCGCCGTCTGAAGGATATACATCCAATGTATTTTTTAAAGGCTTCAAAGAAGGCTATTTTACATTGGATGCTCTTGTCGCGTTTGTGTTTGGAATTATTATTGTGAATGCAATGAAAGAGAAGGGAGCCACCTCTAAAAAACAGCTCATGATCGTTTGTGCAAAAGCGACAGCCATTGCTGCCGCACTCCTGGCTCTTATTTATTCCGCCCTTTCATATATGGGGGCATCCAGCGTTGAAAAACTGGGTCTTTTAGAAAATGGAGCCGCGGTTTTGGCTAAGGTTTCATCCTATTATTTCGGCAGCTATGGTGCAGTGTTTTTGGGCTTGATGATTACGGTATCCTGTCTAACAACGAGTGTAGGGCTGATCACAGCGTGCTCTTCATTTTTTCATGGATTGTTCCTAAACATCTCCTATAAAAAAATGGCGGTCACTTTATCTATATTCAGCACCCTTGTAGCAAATATAGGGTTAACACAGCTCATTAATGTTTCAATGCCTGTATTAACGACTTTGTATCCTATCGCGATTTCTTTAATATTTTTAACATTTTTGCACCCTTTATTTAAAGGGCGGAGGGAAGTATATCAAGGCAGTTTGATATTAACCTTTATCATCAGCCTTTTTGACGGCTTGAATGCTGCCGGCATAAAAATCGATGCTATCAATCAAGTGTTCAATCGGTTTCTCCCGATGTATAACATAGGATTAGGATGGCTGCTCCCGGCGCTTGCGGGAGGAATAGGCGGTTACCTCATTCATTTGCTCCGTAAGAAAAATCACCCTGTGGGAAAATTCAATTAA